The following DNA comes from Flammeovirgaceae bacterium.
AAAGTGCGGAGGGGGCACTCGTCATCGACAGCCAGTTTGGGCCGCTGACAGGGAAAATTGCACAGGCCGTGCTCAACGTGGGAGGAGGTGCCATTAAGGTATTGGTCAATACCCATGTGCATGGTGACCATACCGGGGGCAACGATAATTTAAGGAAATGGGGCGTCACCATTGTGGCGCACGACAAGGTGAGGGGCAGGATGGTGAAGGGGGATGCCGCACGTGATGTGGCCCCCCGGGACAAGGACGCCTGGCCCATCATCACTTTCCCGGACAGGATGAACATCCATTGGGGGGACGAAGACCTGGAGTTGTACCATTTTAATACGGGCCACACGGATGGGGACGTAATCGTAAAATTTAAAAATGCCAATGTGTTTCACCTGGGCGACATGTATGTGCAGTACGGTTATCCGTTCATTGATGTGAACAATGGGGGAAGCATCAATGGCTTCATTTCTTTCCTGGACAAGGTGCTTCCGCTCATGGATGATGATTCAAAAATAATCCCCGGGCACGGCAACCTGACCACCAAAAAAGAGGTGCAGGGTTTTCGCGACCGGTTGGTGGAAATACGCGATGCCGTGGCGGCAGCCCTAAAGAAGGGGATCAAAGTGGAGGACATAGCCAATCTTCCCATCGCCTCCAGGTACGATGCGGAGTGGGGCAAAAGCTTTGTCACGGGAAAGGATTTTGTGCTGATGATAGCGGGGAACCTGTCAAAGGAATA
Coding sequences within:
- a CDS encoding MBL fold metallo-hydrolase — its product is MRIILMLLLGFGFAVQAQTDYDKIQIKPLKVTDDIYMMTGAGGNIGVIKSAEGALVIDSQFGPLTGKIAQAVLNVGGGAIKVLVNTHVHGDHTGGNDNLRKWGVTIVAHDKVRGRMVKGDAARDVAPRDKDAWPIITFPDRMNIHWGDEDLELYHFNTGHTDGDVIVKFKNANVFHLGDMYVQYGYPFIDVNNGGSINGFISFLDKVLPLMDDDSKIIPGHGNLTTKKEVQGFRDRLVEIRDAVAAALKKGIKVEDIANLPIASRYDAEWGKSFVTGKDFVLMIAGNLSKE